A stretch of Cucumis sativus cultivar 9930 chromosome 2, Cucumber_9930_V3, whole genome shotgun sequence DNA encodes these proteins:
- the LOC101216327 gene encoding putative GDP-L-fucose synthase 2: MGGAADNASSGSSFLFDKSAKIFVAGHRGLVGSAIVRKLQQLGFTNLILRSHSELDLTRQSDVESFFANEKPRFVILAAAKVGGIHANNTYPADFIAINLQIQTNVIDSAYRYGVEKLLFLGSSCIYPKFAPQPIPEDALLTGPLEPTNEWYAVAKIAGIKMCQAYRIQYKWDAISGMPTNLYGPNDNFHPENSHVLPALMRRFHEAKVKGAKEVVVWGSGSPLREFLHVDDLADAVVFLMEEYSDLGHLNVGSGKEVSIKELAELVKEVVGFEGDLVWDKSKPDGTPRKLMDSSKLAELGWNPKISLKDGLVDTYKWYVQNVQQ; the protein is encoded by the exons ATGGGCGGCGCCGCCGACAACG CTTCATCGGGATCCTCGTTTCTCTTCGATAAATCGGCGAAGATCTTCGTGGCTGGTCACCGTGGACTCGTCGGTTCCGCCATTGTCCGAAAACTCCAGCAGCTTGGATTCACGAATCTCATTCTTCGTTCTCACTCTGAGCTTGACCTAACTCGCCAATCCGATGTCGAATCGTTCTTCGCTAATGAAAAACCTCGATTCGTTATCCTCGCCGCCGCGAAAGTTGGTGGAATTCACGCTAACAACACCTATCCAGCGGATTTCATCGCCATTAACCTTCAAATCCAAACTAATGTCATCGATTCAGCCTACCGCTATGGCGTTGAGAAGCTACTATTTCTCGGTTCATCATGTATTTATCCTAAATTCGCTCCACAACCGATTCCTGAAGACGCATTACTAACCGGTCCTCTGGAGCCGACAAACGAGTGGTACGCGGTGGCGAAGATCGCCGGAATCAAAATGTGTCAAGCATATCGAATTCAATACAAATGGGATGCAATTTCAGGAATGCCGACTAATCTATACGGTCCAAACGATAATTTCCACCCGGAGAATTCACACGTATTGCCGGCATTGATGAGGAGATTTCATGAGGCAAAGGTTAAAGGAGCAAAAGAAGTGGTGGTTTGGGGAAGTGGAAGCCCTTTGAGGGAATTTCTTCACGTCGACGATTTGGCCGACGCCGTCGTTTTCCTCATGGAGGAATACAGTGATTTGGGGCATTTGAATGTTGGAAGTGGGAAGGAGGTGAGTATCAAGGAGCTGGCTGAATTGGTGAAAGAAGTGGTGGGATTTGAAGGAGATCTTGTTTGGGATAAATCAAAACCTGATGGAACTCCAAGGAAATTGATGGACAGTTCTAAGCTTGCTGAATTGGGATGGAATCCAAAGATTTCTCTCAAAGATGGGCTTGTGGATACTTACAAATGGTATGTTCAAAATGTGCAGCAATGA